The proteins below come from a single Parachlamydia acanthamoebae genomic window:
- a CDS encoding universal stress protein, whose translation MFTSLTMRPRNVNAYRSAAILYGDWGTSKAYVLGLAFALASYGSFWLILSVSCLNILVGINYMTICRYYPNGGGVYASVRSQSEILALVGAFFLIADYLVTAALSALSAFNYLGVSNPEHWAVGSIVAIGALNFLGPKYTGSLAALISLPTVLVVIALGLLSLPFLPTAIQHVQPLSPHFSVNWDHFVGIIVALSGIEAIANTTGVMPLNAGCDEKHQCVSNTSTPAIFWVMLEVSFFTALFGLAMMALPGLHVSGNEVYNATGSEIRDSMLRYMGTYFSSAYFGPEIGQLFGAAIGIVFFVLLLSAVNTAIVALVSLFFVMSRDGELPFAFQKLNLFGVPNLPLFLSITIPAFLVFYFKDVAELANLYAVGFVGAIATNLGFSSLNWNLDMQRRERIFMFITFLIMAAIECTLLIDKPNARNFVITIVAVGLLLRGWVVESQQKKWKERKAPLDKAILEEAPIAPSPEGSILCAVTHIGKSLQFAIHECNQNKQTLCLLFIREQQVITEEDRHRYWLEDEDACEIFDYAKEHLESGKVHFIYVVSDSPAATILETTKKYQSTRLVLGMPRSNKFFQFIRGNIIQEVGKNLSEEIELLVIC comes from the coding sequence ATGTTCACGTCTCTCACTATGCGCCCGCGGAACGTTAATGCTTACAGATCCGCTGCTATTCTTTATGGAGATTGGGGCACAAGTAAGGCCTATGTCCTTGGCTTAGCTTTTGCCCTAGCCTCTTATGGATCCTTCTGGCTCATCCTTTCGGTCAGTTGTCTCAATATTTTGGTGGGCATCAATTATATGACGATTTGCCGCTATTATCCAAATGGTGGTGGTGTTTATGCAAGTGTCCGGAGTCAATCGGAAATCTTAGCACTCGTAGGAGCCTTTTTTTTAATTGCAGATTATCTTGTCACGGCCGCCTTAAGTGCTTTATCTGCTTTTAATTATCTAGGTGTCTCGAATCCTGAACATTGGGCTGTCGGATCAATTGTGGCGATTGGAGCGCTCAATTTTTTAGGCCCCAAATACACGGGAAGTCTTGCAGCCCTTATATCACTCCCCACAGTCTTAGTGGTCATTGCCCTGGGATTGCTGAGCCTTCCTTTTTTACCAACTGCCATTCAACATGTACAGCCCCTTTCTCCCCATTTTAGTGTGAATTGGGATCACTTCGTCGGAATTATTGTCGCTCTGTCAGGTATAGAAGCGATCGCAAATACGACGGGAGTCATGCCACTGAATGCGGGTTGTGATGAAAAACATCAATGCGTCTCTAATACATCTACACCAGCCATCTTTTGGGTCATGCTCGAAGTCAGCTTTTTCACCGCCTTATTTGGTTTAGCCATGATGGCTCTTCCAGGTCTGCACGTTTCTGGTAATGAAGTGTATAATGCCACTGGATCCGAAATTCGAGATTCGATGTTGCGGTATATGGGAACCTATTTCAGCTCGGCTTACTTTGGTCCTGAGATAGGCCAATTATTTGGTGCAGCGATTGGAATTGTTTTTTTCGTTCTTCTTTTATCTGCTGTGAATACAGCGATTGTTGCATTAGTTTCTTTATTTTTTGTGATGTCTCGTGATGGCGAGCTACCTTTTGCTTTTCAAAAACTCAATCTTTTTGGCGTACCTAATCTCCCTTTATTTCTGTCCATTACAATTCCAGCCTTTCTCGTTTTTTATTTTAAAGATGTGGCAGAACTTGCCAATTTATACGCCGTAGGATTTGTTGGAGCCATTGCAACCAATTTAGGGTTTTCCTCTCTCAATTGGAATCTCGATATGCAACGAAGAGAACGGATCTTCATGTTTATCACTTTTTTGATCATGGCCGCCATCGAATGCACACTATTAATCGACAAGCCAAATGCACGCAATTTTGTCATTACAATTGTTGCAGTAGGCCTTCTTTTAAGGGGATGGGTCGTTGAAAGTCAGCAAAAAAAATGGAAAGAACGAAAAGCTCCCCTAGACAAGGCTATTTTGGAAGAGGCTCCTATCGCCCCTTCTCCTGAAGGTTCTATTCTTTGTGCCGTTACTCATATAGGAAAATCTCTGCAATTCGCCATTCATGAATGTAATCAAAATAAACAAACCCTCTGTCTTTTATTCATTCGTGAACAGCAGGTGATCACCGAAGAAGATCGGCATCGCTATTGGCTCGAGGATGAAGATGCTTGTGAAATTTTTGACTACGCCAAAGAACACCTCGAAAGTGGAAAAGTTCACTTCATTTATGTTGTAAGTGATTCTCCCGCTGCAACGATTTTAGAGACAACTAAAAAATATCAATCTACGCGCCTTGTATTAGGAATGCCTAGAAGTAATAAATTTTTCCAATTCATTCGAGGTAATATCATCCAGGAAGTTGGTAAAAATCTTTCTGAGGAAATTGAATTACTTGTAATTTGTTAA
- the pnp gene encoding polyribonucleotide nucleotidyltransferase → MERRTTRVKVGEQEIVFETGKIARQANGAVLVRSGETILFNTACADYDLAPGEDFLPLRVDYQEKFSSAGKTVSGFIKREGRPSEKETLVSRLIDRPLRPMFENGYYNETQVLSYVWSYDGVNAPEPLAICGASAALVISDIPLIKPVGAVRVGLIGGKFVVNPTVEHQKKSKLDLILAGTEDAVLMIEGYCDFLTEEQILEAIEIGHQGIKAICETLLAWQKELGKPKTLHTLRPLPQDVFHSVEEIAKPLLEQALRIKEKQKREEALGAVKSAVQQKLLPEDGEPLFPAKDVATALKEVSSKYMREMILNENVRSDGRTSINIRPIDIEQGILPRAHGSSLFTRGETQSVSVCTLGGESMAQRFEDLDGEGSRTFYLQYFFPPFSVGEVGRIGSPGRREVGHGKLAERALQAILPPKEAFPYTIRLESNITESNGSSSMATVCGGCLAMMEAGVPVKRPVAGIAMGLILENERFIILSDILGIEDALGDMDFKITGDAEGITAFQMDIKVEGITPSIMKAALEQAKKGRIHILGKMLEVCPTHKEEMSVYAPRIETMQIKPSKIATVIGPGGKQIRAIIEASGVEIDINDDGLISIASSNLEGIEKAKAMIVGLTSDVEIGKVYTGKIANIAPFGIFVEILPGKEGLCHISEFDNTRINNLNDYVKIGDMITVKVLEINERGQLKLSRKATL, encoded by the coding sequence ATGGAACGACGCACAACACGAGTCAAAGTCGGTGAACAAGAAATTGTTTTCGAAACCGGAAAAATCGCACGTCAAGCAAATGGAGCTGTTTTGGTCCGCTCTGGAGAGACCATTTTGTTCAACACAGCTTGCGCTGATTACGACCTAGCTCCTGGTGAAGATTTTCTCCCCTTAAGAGTTGACTACCAAGAAAAATTCTCTTCAGCAGGAAAAACAGTTAGTGGATTTATTAAACGAGAAGGACGCCCTTCTGAAAAAGAAACATTGGTATCAAGACTGATTGACCGCCCCCTTCGCCCAATGTTTGAAAATGGCTATTATAACGAAACACAAGTTCTTTCTTATGTCTGGTCCTATGATGGCGTAAACGCTCCAGAACCTTTAGCGATTTGCGGAGCTTCTGCTGCTTTAGTTATTTCGGATATCCCCCTCATTAAGCCAGTAGGTGCAGTACGCGTAGGCTTAATTGGTGGAAAGTTTGTGGTTAACCCAACTGTTGAACATCAAAAGAAATCCAAACTCGATCTCATTCTCGCAGGAACAGAAGATGCCGTTTTAATGATCGAGGGATATTGCGATTTCTTAACAGAAGAACAAATTTTAGAGGCCATTGAAATCGGTCACCAGGGAATTAAAGCCATTTGCGAAACACTTCTCGCATGGCAAAAAGAACTTGGAAAGCCTAAAACATTGCACACACTACGCCCTCTCCCACAAGATGTATTCCATTCCGTGGAAGAAATTGCAAAACCACTACTTGAGCAAGCTTTACGCATCAAAGAAAAGCAAAAAAGAGAAGAGGCCTTGGGAGCAGTCAAATCTGCTGTTCAACAAAAACTTCTTCCGGAAGATGGTGAGCCTCTTTTCCCGGCTAAAGATGTGGCCACAGCTTTAAAAGAAGTTTCTTCTAAATACATGCGTGAAATGATCTTGAATGAGAACGTACGCAGTGATGGAAGAACATCCATCAACATTCGCCCGATTGATATCGAGCAAGGAATCCTTCCTCGTGCACACGGCAGCTCTCTATTCACACGTGGTGAAACACAGAGCGTATCCGTTTGCACATTGGGTGGTGAAAGCATGGCCCAAAGATTTGAAGATCTTGATGGCGAAGGCAGCCGCACGTTCTATCTTCAATACTTCTTCCCTCCATTTTCTGTCGGAGAAGTCGGACGCATTGGATCTCCTGGACGTAGAGAAGTCGGTCACGGCAAGCTAGCGGAGCGCGCTCTTCAAGCTATTTTGCCTCCTAAAGAAGCTTTTCCTTATACCATTCGTTTAGAATCTAACATCACAGAATCGAATGGATCTTCTTCCATGGCAACCGTGTGTGGTGGGTGCCTAGCTATGATGGAAGCCGGCGTTCCAGTTAAACGTCCAGTTGCAGGAATTGCAATGGGCCTCATTCTAGAAAATGAGCGATTCATCATTTTATCTGATATTTTGGGAATTGAAGACGCTCTCGGCGATATGGATTTCAAAATCACAGGTGATGCAGAAGGAATTACAGCCTTCCAAATGGACATCAAAGTGGAAGGAATCACGCCATCGATTATGAAAGCGGCGTTAGAGCAAGCGAAAAAAGGACGTATCCACATTCTCGGAAAAATGTTAGAAGTATGCCCAACACATAAAGAAGAGATGTCTGTTTATGCTCCACGCATCGAAACAATGCAAATCAAACCTAGTAAAATTGCAACGGTCATTGGACCTGGCGGAAAACAAATTCGTGCCATTATTGAAGCGAGTGGTGTCGAAATTGACATTAATGACGATGGATTGATCAGCATTGCCTCTTCCAACCTAGAAGGAATTGAAAAAGCCAAAGCGATGATCGTCGGCTTAACTTCGGATGTTGAAATTGGGAAAGTTTACACAGGTAAAATTGCTAACATTGCCCCATTTGGAATCTTTGTGGAAATTCTTCCTGGAAAAGAAGGTCTTTGCCACATTTCCGAATTTGATAACACACGCATTAATAACTTGAATGATTATGTCAAAATTGGTGACATGATTACAGTTAAAGTTCTCGAAATTAATGAACGTGGCCAATTAAAACTTAGCCGAAAAGCGACGTTATAA